The proteins below are encoded in one region of Scleropages formosus chromosome 19, fSclFor1.1, whole genome shotgun sequence:
- the LOC108927683 gene encoding uncharacterized protein LOC108927683, whose protein sequence is MAALSGALLVLELWSAAVLGDVRALDAPCRGAQCPGSEALPSRPCFGTHCPAWPSRPGRHHATLAQRGHHAEPYTVVTPQRGSRARSGHASSPECAAGADCAPLHRRTANDTGDCRGIECKLPLRIRPKPRAKACVGDGCPRGSEQAGVPPALVHIPDRAAQYLGELPDFGYPGSDLGGAPLGVQLTCDVKPGENEVPSEDALVLHLQLAKGQEKLVEALQNQQTVIRELQRTLVEQQGTLISQQQEIVEQQRRMSEQMELVKVQYGVLFEAVKRASLQSLQGDVQDFFESHLQGLQDQVRTHLHKSYAVHKVDVDAKVMDVGSPILRNCGVCRQEEYCDFQRDPPRCERCTMCPPGFFLVSQCSQNADRICQDRDECLEIPNLCGERVKCLNTPGGFRCLGLSERDASAGLCGHEYFYNRELEECQACSDCEGQPIAQPCSAASDVVCGSLSENMLSHAWGAAVTLPPAGASSSHMHPGVQLHVQGKEDSDLLSTEDGRLVFLQHGLIWADHNFALKHSCRNFLQIYMKLNTSEEGVDLSGVRIEQPDGKYFQSVSMSAVAEVEPSYMLSLFLKSPNHYCNQSKDLHVYELSTPFSLFWLSHDTGAVAMTAHTSTSVQYQTNYRPAFKVMSVSDPYVVSLTHDGRGVRFTESGVVKFMFQQAVYAMGHTCVREGFSLVAYLNRNGTNSELTQTYKAGVNYRDTSVSLTAATVVGAGDTLSFEIFSPAQCNVRYFGDSSGISVLSLLWMPSAVSSCLSATVSRAGLPSGAVRNKALHFHRATPGVEQVELVGSGQLARRNFIFRESGVASVSLSLKLIHSCNALKLTLHKQGADRPQPAAVAQQVGGQMPEGTEWVSVGLRASFEVHNSTMIFVTVDCVRGRVNQIAAEGSTNISILWVAS, encoded by the exons ATGGCAGCGCTCAGCGGCGCGTTGCTGGTCCTGGAGCTCTGGAGCGCGGCGGTGCTCGGCGACGTGCGCGCTCTCGACGCTCCGTGCAGAGGAGCGCAGTGCCCCGGGTCCGAGGCGCTCCCCTCCAGGCCCTGCTTCGGCACCCACTGCCCGGCGTGGCCATCCAGACCGGGCCGGCACCACGCAACACTGGCACAGAGGGGCCACCACGCGGAGCCGTACACGGTGGTCACCCCCCAGCGCGGATCCAGGGCCAGGAGCGGCCACGCGTCGAGCCCCGAGTGCGCGGCGGGGGCGGACTGTGCCCCCCTCCACAGACGGACCGCCAACGACACCGGGGACTGCAGGGGCATCGAGTGCAAACTGCCCCTGAGGATACGTCCCAAGCCCCGAGCGAAAGCGTGCGTGGGGGACGGCTGCCCCCGTGGCTCCGAGCAGGCCGGCGTCCCGCCCGCGCTCGTCCACATCCCGGATCGGGCGGCCCAGTACCTGGGCGAGCTGCCGGACTTTGGGTATCCCGGGTCGGACCTCGGCGGAGCTCCGCTGGGGGTCCAGCTCACCTGCGATGTGAAACCAG GGGAGAATGAGGTTCCCTCCGAGGACGCGCTAGTCCTACACCTGCAGCTGGCCAAGGGGCAGGAGAAGCTGGTGGAGGCGCTGCAGAACCAGCAGACCGTGATCCGGGAGCTCCAGCGGACGCTGGTGGAACAGCAGGGCACCCTCATCAGCCAGCAGCAAGAGATCGTGGAGCAGCAGAGGCGCATGTCTGAGCAGATGGAGTTGGTGAAGGTGCAGTATGGTGTGCTCTTTGAGGCTGTAAAGCGTGCCTCCCTCCAGAGCCTCCAGGGAGATGTTCAGGACTTCTTTGAGAGCCACCTGCAGGGCCTCCAGGACCAGGTGCGCACCCACCTGCACAAGTCGTATGCTGTGCACAAGGTGGACGTGGACGCCAAGGTGATGGACGTGGGATCGCCCATACTGCGGAACTGTGGTGTTTGCAGACAGGAGGAGTACTGTGACTTCCAAAGGGACCCCCCTCGGTGCGAAAGGTGCACCATGTGTCCGCCGGGATTTTTCCTCGTGTCCCAGTGCTCCCAGAATGCAGACCGCATATGTCAG GACAGAGATGAGTGTCTTGAAATACCAAACCTTTGTGGGGAGCGTGTGAAATGCCTTAATACACCAG GTGGGTTCCGGTGCTTGGGGCTCTCCGAGAGGGACGCCTCTGCCGGGCTGTGCGGACATGAGTACTTCTACAACAGGGAGCTCGAGGAGTGTCAGGCGTGCTCCGACTGCGAAGGCCAACCCATCGCTCAGCCCTGCTCTGCGGCAAGTGACGTTGTGTGTGGCTCCCTCTCCGAGAACATGCTGTCGCATGCGTGGGGCGCGGCGGTCACACTGCCCCCTGCCGGGGCATCCAGCAGCCACATGCACCCGGGCGTGCAGCTGCACGTGCAGGGTAAGGAGGACAGCGACCTGCTGTCTACCGAGGACGGCCGACTAGTGTTCCTGCAGCACGGCCTTATCTGGGCCGACCACAACTTCGCCCTGAAGCACAGCTGCCGGAACTTTCTCCAGATCTACATGAAGCTGAATACCAGCGAGGAGGGCGTGGATCTCAGCGGCGTGCGCATCGAGCAGCCTGACGGGAAGTACTTCCAGAGCGTTAGCATGAGCGCCGTGGCGGAGGTGGAGCCCAGCTACATGCTGTCCCTGTTCTTGAAGAGCCCCAACCACTACTGCAACCAGAGCAAGGACCTCCACGTCTATGAGCTCAGCACACCCTTCAGCCTCTTCTGGCTCTCCCACGACACGGGCGCCGTGGCCATGACGGCACACACGTCGACGTCGGTGCAGTACCAAACCAACTACCGCCCGGCCTTCAAGGTGATGTCGGTGTCGGACCCCTATGTGGTGAGCCTGACCCACGACGGCCGTGGGGTGAGGTTCACTGAGAGCGGCGTGGTGAAGTTCATGTTCCAGCAGGCTGTATATGCCATGGGACACACCTGTGTTCGTGAGGGCTTCTCCTTGGTGGCGTACCTGAACAGGAACGGAACCAACTCGGAGCTCACGCAGACGTACAAAGCGGGGGTCAACTACCGGGACACATCCGTCTCGCTGACGGCTGCCACCGTGGTTGGTGCTGGGGACACGCTTAGCTTCGAGATTTTTTCTCCAGCACAGTGCAACGTAAGGTACTTCGGCGACAGCTCTGGGATCAGCGTGCTGAGCCTCCTCTGGATGCCCTCGGCCGTCTCCTCCTGCCTGTCAGCGACCGTGTCCAGAGCGGGCCTCCCCTCCGGGGCCGTGCGGAACAAGGCCTTGCATTTCCACCGGGCGACTCCCGGTGTGGAGCAAGTGGAGCTGGTGGGCTCTGGACAGCTAGCTCGCAGGAACTTCATCTTCCGCGAGAGCGGCGTGGCCAGCGTGAGCCTCAGCCTGAAGCTGATCCATTCCTGCAACGCGCTTAAGCTCACGTTGCACAAGCAAGGCGCCGACAGGCCGCAGCCAGCCGCCGTGGCCCAGCAGGTGGGCGGACAGATGCCCGAGGGCACCGAGTGGGTCAGCGTGGGCCTGAGGGCTTCCTTCGAGGTCCACAACAGCACCATGATCTTCGTCACCGTGGACTGCGTGCGCGGCCGCGTCAACCAGATCGCTGCGGAGGGTTCTACCAACATCTCCATCTTATGGGTTGCCTCGTGA
- the LOC114909176 gene encoding uncharacterized protein LOC114909176 has product MGLRYSDGDSPLCSGVTGENEVPSEDALVLHLQLAKGQEKLVEALQNQQTVIRELQRTLVEQQGTLISQQQEIVEQQRRMSEQMELVKVQYGVLFEAVKRASLQSLQGDVQDFFESHLQGLQDQVRTHLHKSYAVHKVDVDAKVMDVGSPMLRNCGVCRQEEYCDFQRDPPRCERCTMCPPGFFLVSQCSQNADRICQDRDECLEIPNLCGERVKCLNTPGGFRCLGLSERDASAGLCGHEYFYNRELEECQACSDCEGQPIAQPCSAASDVVCGSLSENMLSHAWGAAVTLPPAGASSSHMHPGVQLHVQGKEDSDLLSTEDGRLVFLQHGLIWADHNFALKHSCRNFLQIYMKLNTSEEGVDLSGVRIEQPDGKYFQSVSMSAVAEVEPSYMLSLFLKSPNHYCNQSKDLHVYELSTPFSLFWLSHDTGAVAMTAHTSTSVQYQTNYRPAFKVMSVSDPYVVSLTHDGRGVRFTESGVVKFMFQQAVYAMGHTCVREGFSLVAYLNRNGTNSELTQTYKAGVNYRDTSVSLTAATVVGAGDTLSFEIFSPAQCNVRYFGDSSGISVLSLLWMPSAVSSCLSATVSRAGLPSGAVRNKALHFHRATPGVEQVELVGSGQLARRNFIFRESGVASVSLSLKLIHSCNALKLTLHKQGADRPQPAAVAQQVGGQMPEGTEWVSVGLRASFEVHNSTMIFVTVDCVRGRVNQIAAEGSTNISILWVAS; this is encoded by the exons ATGGGCCTTCGATACTCAGATGGTGACTCACCGCTGTGCTCTGGTGTGACAGGGGAGAATGAGGTTCCCTCCGAGGACGCGCTAGTCCTACACCTGCAGCTGGCCAAGGGGCAGGAGAAGCTGGTGGAGGCGCTGCAGAACCAGCAGACCGTGATCCGGGAGCTCCAGCGGACGCTGGTGGAACAGCAGGGCACCCTCATCAGCCAGCAGCAAGAGATCGTGGAGCAGCAGAGGCGCATGTCTGAGCAGATGGAGTTGGTGAAGGTGCAGTATGGTGTGCTCTTTGAGGCTGTAAAGCGTGCCTCCCTCCAGAGCCTCCAGGGAGATGTTCAGGACTTCTTTGAGAGCCACCTGCAGGGCCTCCAGGACCAGGTGCGCACCCACCTGCACAAGTCGTATGCTGTGCACAAGGTGGACGTGGACGCCAAGGTGATGGACGTGGGATCGCCCATGCTGCGGAACTGTGGTGTTTGCAGACAGGAGGAGTACTGTGACTTCCAAAGGGACCCCCCTCGGTGCGAAAGGTGCACCATGTGTCCGCCGGGATTTTTCCTCGTGTCCCAGTGCTCCCAGAATGCAGACCGCATATGTCAG GACAGAGATGAGTGTCTTGAAATACCGAACCTTTGTGGGGAGCGTGTGAAATGCCTTAATACACCAG GTGGGTTCCGGTGCTTGGGGCTCTCCGAGAGGGACGCCTCTGCCGGGCTGTGCGGACATGAGTACTTCTACAACAGGGAGCTCGAGGAGTGTCAGGCGTGCTCCGACTGCGAAGGCCAACCCATCGCTCAGCCCTGCTCTGCGGCAAGTGACGTTGTGTGTGGCTCCCTCTCCGAGAACATGCTGTCGCATGCGTGGGGCGCGGCGGTCACACTGCCCCCTGCCGGGGCATCCAGCAGCCACATGCACCCGGGCGTGCAGCTGCACGTGCAGGGTAAGGAGGACAGCGACCTGCTGTCTACCGAGGACGGCCGACTAGTGTTCCTGCAGCACGGCCTGATCTGGGCCGACCACAACTTCGCCCTGAAGCACAGCTGCCGGAACTTTCTCCAGATCTACATGAAGCTGAACACCAGCGAGGAGGGCGTGGATCTCAGCGGCGTGCGCATCGAGCAGCCTGACGGGAAGTACTTCCAGAGCGTTAGCATGAGCGCCGTGGCGGAGGTGGAGCCCAGCTACATGCTGTCCCTGTTCTTGAAGAGCCCCAACCACTACTGCAACCAGAGCAAGGACCTCCACGTCTATGAGCTCAGCACACCCTTCAGCCTCTTCTGGCTCTCCCACGACACGGGCGCCGTGGCCATGACGGCACACACGTCGACGTCGGTGCAGTACCAAACCAACTACCGCCCGGCCTTCAAGGTGATGTCGGTGTCGGACCCCTATGTGGTGAGCCTGACCCACGACGGCCGTGGGGTGAGGTTCACTGAGAGCGGCGTGGTAAAGTTCATGTTCCAGCAGGCTGTATATGCCATGGGACACACCTGTGTTCGCGAGGGCTTCTCCTTGGTGGCGTACCTGAACAGGAACGGAACCAACTCGGAGCTCACGCAGACGTACAAAGCGGGGGTCAACTACCGGGACACATCCGTCTCGCTGACGGCTGCCACCGTGGTTGGTGCTGGGGACACGCTTAGCTTCGAGATTTTTTCTCCAGCACAGTGCAACGTAAGGTACTTCGGCGACAGCTCTGGGATCAGCGTGCTGAGCCTCCTCTGGATGCCCTCGGCCGTCTCCTCCTGCCTGTCAGCGACCGTGTCCAGAGCGGGCCTCCCCTCCGGGGCCGTGCGGAACAAGGCCTTGCATTTCCACCGGGCGACTCCCGGTGTGGAGCAAGTGGAGCTGGTGGGCTCTGGACAGCTAGCTCGCAGGAACTTCATCTTCCGCGAGAGCGGCGTGGCCAGCGTGAGCCTCAGCCTGAAGCTGATCCATTCCTGCAACGCGCTTAAGCTCACGTTGCACAAGCAAGGCGCCGACAGGCCGCAGCCAGCCGCCGTGGCCCAGCAGGTGGGCGGACAGATGCCCGAGGGCACCGAGTGGGTCAGCGTGGGCCTGAGGGCTTCCTTCGAGGTCCACAACAGCACCATGATCTTCGTCACCGTGGACTGCGTGCGCGGCCGCGTCAACCAGATCGCTGCGGAGGGTTCTACCAACATCTCCATCTTATGGGTTGCCTCGTGA